The Candidatus Flexicrinis proximus sequence CTTTTAGGAACATACAGTGATCCATATTCAGCGTTTTTGGTAAACATAGGAAAAACAAGCCTTGAAAGGATCGAAACTGAGGGGAAGCTTGGTGTATGGTCTCCAAGCGGAAAACTCTTGGTCAGTATTCTATATAGTTTTACTGAACCGCCTCAGCTTGTGGTCAACATGAATCCGCTCTCGAATAAGAGAGTCATTTCTCGGCATATTATCTATATCGAAGAAAGGAGACTACTCCCGATTTCTGCTATCGCGGTATCTTCCGATGATCAATTTGTATGCATAGGGACGAACTTAGGAGAGATATTCGTAATAGCATTGAAAGATGGCAGTTTAGTGAGTAGTGATAAATACCATCAATCACGGATAAGCGGATTAGCATGGCATCCGGCGTCAAACTTAATTGCAAGCGGATGTCATGACGGATTACTCGTTATAAACAATCCAACAACTTCAGAACGACAGAATAGTCATCAGCTACCTTCTTTGATTACAGACATTAAATGGTCCTCCGATGGAAACATGGTTGCTGCATCATGCTTCTCAGGAATGATTTTTGTCCGGTCGGTATTTTAACTAATCATGCCGTAATGCTAATGTTGCCGGTGTATACCGGCTACGGTAGAGTCGCCATCACAATAACTCGGAGATAAAAATTACGGTCAAAATCTCCGTTTTCGATAACCGTAATTTGTTCGCTTGTACCGGTGAAATCGCGCTGACCTGCCCCCCGAATGTTGGCTCTTGCTCACTTTGTGTGCAAGATGATCGAAGTGAGCTATCGTGAAGCCAAAACACGATGGTCGGAATTCGGGTCTATAGCATAAGTGATGCTGTTGGTGAACTCACTGAGCAAGGCTGGCGGGTCTATAACATAAGTGGTGTAAATGGCGTGTCGAGTGAAGAATAGAGCATGAAGAAAGGACACGACCATGCAGGAAAAAAGCCAGACGCCAGAATCGGCGCTGCCGCACATGCCGGACGCGGAGACCATACGCCAGGAGCTTGGGAAAGCCAGGAGCATCAACGACCTGACAGGCAAGGATGGGGTGTTTGCACGGCTGTTCGGACAGACTCTGACGGCTATGCTCGAAGGCGAACTGAGCGGACACCTGGGCTATGAACGGTACGAGCCGAAGGGACGCAACAGCGGCAACTCGCGCAATGGCAAGCGCAGCCGGACGGTGTGCCAGGTGCGCGCGGACGTGTTACAATGCACAATACCCGCGCGGCGTACCCACTTGTGAGCAAAGATGGCTGACGACGATCTGTATGACGACGATAGTTCCGGCGACTTCGACCCGTTTTCGGGGATGGACAGCGCCGATGAAAAGCCGTCGCGGAGAAGCGATGGCGGCAGCAGCGACGGCAAACGGACCCTGGCTGACTTCGGCGCCGAGGTCGACCGCCGGATCGCCGTACTGCGCTCGCTGAAGCAGAAGCCGCGAGTCCGGGTCGAAGCGGCCACATGGCTGGGCGAAAGCGGCGATATCCGCGCGATCAAGGCGCTGGTGCAGGTCTATACCAGCCGCAAAACCGGCCGGGCCGTCCGCGGCGCTGCTAAGCAGGCGCTGCAAAAATTTAAGGCGCTCGACGCCGCGATCGACCGCATGGAAGGCGAAGAGGTCGAGGCCGCGCTGGGACGCGAGGAAAACGCTTGGATTGTCGAACTGCTGCAGGATCTGGCCTATAACGAGCGTGCGCCGCGCCGCCAGCGCGGCCGTACCATCCTGCTCATGAACGCGGTGCTGGCGATTCTGCTCTCGATTTTGATCGTGATTTATCAGGCCGCGCCGGCAAACGCTGTTTCGATCTCCGACATCATCAAAAACCTGGGGATCGGCGCGACCAGCGTGCCGCTGCCGACCGCGACACCGCGCGTCGACGCGCAGGGTACCCCGCTGCCGACGTTTACCCCGCCCCCGACCGCGACACCGACCCCCGAACCGACCGCGACACTGGTCACGCAGGATAACGTGCGCACACAGCTGCGCGAGATGTATGCCGTGATGGGCGAAATCGATACGCAGCGCGGCGTCCTCGACCAGCTCGACATCAACTGGGCGTCCATCCAGACCGACCCGGCATCAGGTCCGCGGCTGTGTATCAACGTCCCGCCGGATGTCCCGCCGGATGTCGTGCTGCCGCCGGGGTTCTACGAAACCGAGCCGTCGCTGGCACAGGCGAGCGACTGGATCAATACCGGCCTGGCGACCCTGCGGTTGGGTTGGACCTACTGGCGGGAAGGCTGCGCTGCCGGTAACCTGACCAGCCGGCTGTCTAATGGCCAGCAGAGCGTCCTCGTGGCGCGCGATGCCTTTACGCAGGCGCGCAATTTCCTGGACTTGATCCCGCAGTAGGCGGCACGGCTGCAAGCATTTTGACCTAGACAAGGACGCGCCGCGGCGCGTCCTTTTAGTACCAGGCTAAAGGTTGTTGTGGACTTAGTTTGTGGAGGCGCTGTCTCCACACCTCCGCGAGGGACTTGCGCCCCTCGACCTCTCATCTTCGAATGGCGCGATCCGGGCATTAAGCAGCGAACATCGATTAGTCCGAACCGTCCGTTCCGTATATGTCCATAACGCCGGACATCCGAAGTAGAATGGTGGGGGTGGAGAGCGGTACTCCACATGCCCGTGTTTGGAACGCCGCCTCAACCCCAACCGTATTTTGGAGACATTCTATGGGTGTGATCGCCTGGGCGCAGGAACGCCTGCCCCGCCAGCGCGTATTTTGGGCCGTGAGCGTCGGCCATTTTATCAACGACACCTTCATGAGCATGGGGCCGGTCGTGCTGGTCTTCCTCAGCGCCGCGATCCTGCCGATGAACCTCGCCCAGATCGGCGTGGCGGTCTCCGCGCGGCAGATTTCCGGCGCGCTCAGCCAGCCGTTTTTCGGCATCATGGGCGACCGCACGGGCGGACGCTGGCTCGGCGCGGGCGGTGTCACCTGGGTGATCGTCATGCAGACGCTGTCGGTGCTGATGGCGTTCACGGGGCAGGTCTGGCTGGTGCTGATCCCGTTCGTGCTGGCCGGGCTGGGCAGCGGAGCCTTCCACCCGGTCGGCGCCAGCCACGCCGCGGACGCCGATCCGGATAATCAGGGGCGCAACACCTCGTATTTCTTCATGTTCGGCCAGTTGGGCCTGGGCCTGGGGCCGGCGCTTGGTGGTATCCTGCTGCAAAGTGCGAAGGCCGACCCCGATCCCTCCGCCGCGACCCTCATCCCTCTCTACCTGACCGCGCTGGTCGGCCTGCCGCTGCTGCCGTTCATGCTCGGCGGCATCCCGCGGCGGGCCGCGCACATGGCCGGCGATGCCGCCCGCAAGGCGATCCGGGCCGCCAACCGGCTGACCTGGCGCGACGCGGCCTTTCCGCTGTTCGTCGTGGCCTTATTTGTCTTCATCCGCAGCGTCGCACAGCAGGGATCGGCCAACTTCATCCCGGTGCTGCTTGAACAGCGTGGCTATGACCCGGCACAGTACGGCATCGTCACCGGACTGTACTGGATTTCGTCCGGTATTTTCGGCGTATTCTGGGGCATTTGGGCCGATAAATACGGGATGCGCCGCACCCTGCTGGCCGCGATGCTGGTCGGCGCGCCGACCGTGATCCTGCTGCCGCTGACCCAATCGCTGCTCGGGACGGCGGTCGTCGCGACGCTGTCCGGCGCGCTGTACAGCGGCACCCACCCCTTGTTAGTGGTGTTCCTGCAGCGCCTGATGCCGGCCGGCAAAGGGCTGGCGACCGGACTGGGGCTGGGCGGGATTTTCGTCGCCGGGGCGCTCGGCTCGGCCTTCTACGGGCTGCTGGCAGATGGGCCTGCCGCGCTATCGTCCGACCCGGTGGCTGCGGCTGCATCGACCGGCTTCGGCCTCGACGCGACCTTCGTCCTGATCGGCGTGATCGGGCTGGCCTCGACCCTGCTGCTGTTCGCCGTGCCGGCGTGGGCCTACGACCGCAAGCCCAGCAAGGCACTGCCGACTATGGAAACCGCTAATTAACGTCAATTATGGATAATTTGGGGTTTCACCCGAAACTCCAGCAGGGATTTGCATCCCTGCACCCTTCATTTGCCTTTGGCTTCGCTGGCGAAGCCAAAGGCCATAAGGGAGTCCAGAGGGGCAATGCCCCTTTGGCGGAGGAGTGGAGACAGCGCCTCCACAGCACGCCCTAGGTCGCCAGTATCTCTCTGATTTTACTCGCCAGCGCTTCGAGGCGTTCGCGGTCGTGGGCGGGGGCGGCCGTCACCGGCACGACCCGGCCATCGCGCAGCACGAACACCAGCGCCAGCGCCTTGAGCGATTCTTCGCCAGTCAGGCGCACCGACCTGACGCCATAGTAGGGCAGGGTCTCGGTCGCCATCCTGAGGCCGCGCGGCGCGACGAGCAGGATGGCGCCGGCATCGCGGTCCAACGTGAGGGTCAGCGTCCGGCTGAGGAGCAGCCCGTACACACTGGCCGCGCCAAAGATCAGGATGATCGCGCCGAAGGCCGCCAGCGCCAGAAGCGCCGTGGGGTCGCGCAGTCGCTCCGGGGTAGCAGCGGCCGCGCCCTGCCACTGCACGGCCAGCGCCACCAGCGAGAACGCCGTCACGCCGATGCAGACGAGTGATGCCGCGCGCAGGCCGGTGCGGCGCTCCTCAAACACGGCACGGGTGGAGGTAAGTTCGATCATCGTCAACATGGATGAGAGTATAAACGACGCGGGTGGCAGATGCGCGGACTTAACCTGTGAATTTTTTCACAGAAACGCGCTACACTAGAGTGTGAGATGCGACCCACCCGTAGACATCGCATCGCGGGACGCCACATCCTGTCGAAGGGGATACCCTGTGCGGTATCTGTGTATCTGCGGCCTCTTTTCATCACACTCCTGCCCCTCACGTTCACCCATACCGGACACGCGCAGGATGGGTACGCGCCTATCCCCCCTGGACGCTTTTCGCATAGTTAACGAAGCCGGGACAACGGTGTTTCAGCTTCGATTTATCGTATTTCACCGAAAGGATACAGTGAATTATGCGTAAGCCAGGACTTCTACTGCTATCGATCCTGCTCGTGATCGGAGTCGCCGGCTGCGGCGGCACCCCGGCCAGCAGCACCTCGGCGCCCGCCGATACGCCCGTACCGGACGAGCCAGCCCTGCCCGCCCTCAGCCAGAGCGTCACCAGCAGCGACGGCGTGACAGTCAGCTATCCCGACGGCTGGAAGGACCCGATCGCGACGGTTGGCGTTTTCCTGTTCAACAACGCAGACGGTGAAGCAACGCTGAACTTCCTGCGTTCACGGCCAGGAGGTCTGGCCTTCCAGATCAACTTGCAGCCGGGGACGACCGTTCCGACAGCGACCGAGCTGTTCGACTTCTCGTTCAATACGCTGGCCTCAGGGATAGGGATCACCCTGGGCGAGAAACAGACTTTCACGCTGGGCGACGCCGAGATCATCAAGGCCACCGGCGCAAACACCGACGCGGCATCGCAGATTGGCATGTACGTCGCGTTGAAGCCGGTCAGCCAGGGTTATGTGACCTTTGCCGTCTTTCTGGCTCCGGATGAGATCGAGGCCCAGACGCCGCTGATCGAGGCGATCCTGGCCAGCGTCACCTATAGCGCGCCATAAGTTAATGGAAGAAATCGAGGGCGGGGACAGGGATCAGTCGCCTGAAACGTGCCACGGCGTGTCCTCAAAAGGGCGCGCCCTGGCAGCTTTGCGCCATCATTGTCTTTCTGTGAGGATTATTGACCGCAGGCGATGGAGCGAGTAGGCTTGGGGCAGGTTAAGGACTCGATGCTATGTCTCTGCTTGCTCCGCTCGCGCTGGCCGGCCTGCTGCTGGCGATCCCGATCATCCTGCTGTACATGCTGCGTCTGCGCCGCCGCGAAGTGATCGTGAGCAGCACGTTCCTGTGGTCGCAGCTCCTTCAGGACAAAGAAGCCAACACTCCGTGGCAGAAGCTGCGGCGCAACTTGCTGCTGATTCTCCAGCTGATTATTCTGGCGCTGCTGGTCCTGGCACTGGCCCGGCCATTCCTGACCGTCCCGGCGATCAGCGCGGCGCGGGTGGCGCTGCTGCTCGACGCCTCGGCCAGCATGAACGCGCTCGATGGACCGGAAGGCGCGCCGCGTTTTGTGCAGGCGCAGCAGGAAGCCCTCACGCTGCTCACTGCGTTGAGCGTCGGCAGCGAGGTCAGCATCATCCGCGCCGGCGACCCGCCGGAAGTCCTGATCCCCTATACTCAGGATAAATCGCTGGCCGGCGCGGCGATCCGCAGCGCGCAACCAGGACAGGGCGGCGCGGACTGGCTGTCGGCGCTCACGCTGGCGGCGGCCGGAGGCGAGGCCGTCGAAGATTTCACCATGGTACTGATAACCGACGGCGGGTTGACCGGACTGGGCGACCTGGCCGAGTCGGCGCTGCCGGGAAGGGTGCGCGTCATACCGGTCGGGACATCGAGCGAAAACGTGGCGCTTTCGGCGCTGGCGGCGCGGTCATTGGGCAGCGGAGCCCCGCAGCTTTTCGCGCAGATCACCAATTACGGCGACCGCGATGCCGAAGTCGTGTTCACGCTGCGCGCGGATAACGACCCGCTGCCGGTGTTCAGCGACCGCTTCACCGTCCCCGCGGGGGCCTCGCAGCCGTTCGTATCGGCGCGCGGACTGGAGAACTTCGACGTGCTTCAGGCATCGCTGACCACCTCGGTCAACAGCATCGGGCATGACCTGCTGGCCGCGGACAATACCGCCTGGACCGTCACGCGGGCGGCGGGGGAGCGGCGAATTCTGCTGGTCACCGAAGACAACCTGTTCCTCGAACAGGTGCTGCGGAGCCTGCCGGGGCTGGAGGTCTTCAAGACGCGTCCGGGGCTTCTGCTTCCCGCCGAGCCTTTCGATTTGTATGTGTTCGACCGCACGCTGCCCGAAGCACTCCCGTCCGGCGATATTCTGTTCATCGCGCCGACCGGCGGCGTGGACGGCTGGTTCGCCATTGGCGGCGAAATTCAGGGCGTGACGCAGATCGAGGCCGACACCAACGACGAGCGGATGACGTTTGTCGATTTCGACTCGGTCAGCGTGCTGAAATACCGCGATTTACGCGGCGTCAGTTGGGCGGACGTGCTGGTACGCGCGGATAACAACCCGCTGGTGATCGCCGGGGATCGCGGCGGGGCGCAGATCGCCGTATTCGCCTTCGCGCTCAGCGATACCGACCTGCCGCTGCAAATCGCTTTTCCGGTGTTGATGTCGAACCTGATCGAGTGGTTCGCGCCGGTGGGCAGCATCCTCAATCCGACGCCGGCGGTCGGCGAACCCGTCCTGATCCGCCCGCCGCTGGATGCTGACGCGGTACGCATCACCGGCCCGGATGGCGCCGCCTCGACGCTGCCAGCGGACGGCGACCAGCTGATTTTCACCGATACCGGCACGCCGGGCGTCTATCAGGTGGAAGTATTCGCCGGCGGCGAACTGCTGCAAACGCAGGCTTTCGCGGTCAACCTGTTCGCGCCGGAAGAAAGCTCGATCGCCCCGAAACAGGTCGCGCTGAACGGCGTGATCCTCGCCCAGCAGTCGCCAGACGAAACCGGCCAGTTCGAATTCTGGCCGCTGGTGGCAGCGATTGCGCTGGCCGTGCTGATGGCGGAATGGTGGTTCTACCAGCGCCGAAGCCGGGTCCGGATGCGCGCCGAGCCGAAGCCGGTCGCGAGCGCAAGGCGACGGGCTTAGCGAGTCTGACACATCTTCTATTGCGTTCCCGCCGCTAGGAGTTTGCACTCCTGCACCTCTCCTGGCGAAGTGAACGGGCTTGCCCGCTCACTTCGCAGATGCGGGGCCGAGGGGCGCAGGTCCCTCGCGGAGGCGTGGGCAGCGCCTCCACCAACACCGCGTACAACAGCCGCAAACGCCGCCTTTTCAGATTTCGCCTCCGCGAAAAGCGCTTGGCAGTATAATGGCCGTATCCACACAAGGAGCGGTCTCCATGAAACGAATTCTCTCGATCCTGTTCGTCCTCGCAGTCATGACGGGCGGCATCATCCATGCCCAGGACGACACCCCGCCAGCCGGCGTCTTTGCGCTGGCCACGCTCGTTCCGGCGGACTCCATATCGTATATCGGCCTGAAGATTGACGACGCGACAATCGCGGAGATCGACGGCCTGTTGGCCCGCGCGGCTGGCCTTGCGGCGCAATTTGGCGCCCCGGCTCCAGAAGTCCCGACTGTCCGCAGCGTTCTGGCCTCCGGCGCCGTTACGCCGGAAACAGTCGACATGTTCCTTGCCGGCGCGGGCGACACGATGGGCTACTCGGTCAACGGACCGAACGCAGTCAGTCCGGATCTCGGACTGGTGTTCATCAGCGTTGACGACCGCGCGCTGATCGGGAAAGCCCTGGCGGGGCTGGGTTTCGCCGAGGGTGAGGCGCGGGGCAGCTATGCCGTGTTCAGTAACGGTACCCAAACTGCCCTGCTTAATGACACAATCATGATCGTCGGGGCAGGCACAGCAGGCGGCAGCCTCGACCTGATGGTCGGCGGCGATTACCCGCGTCTGACCCGCGATGCGTCCTTCAGCGCCGGCCTCGGTGGCCTTCCCGTCAGCGACTACGGTCTGGGCCTGTTTACGCGCGGCAGCACGTTTAACCAGACGGCAGGCATGCCGGTGCCGGTCGAGTCGGTTATGGCAGGCGCGGTGTTACTCGACGGCGACACGCTGACCATCGACGTCGTGCTCTCCGGCCCGGCGATCGGCCGCAGCGCTGGCGCGGTTGACCCGGCTTTCCGGCGCTTCGTCCCTGCCGGCGCGACCGCCCTGATCCACAGCGCGGGGCTGGGAACCAACCTTACCATGCTGATCGATTATCTGCCGGTTCTGAGCGGCTCCGGGGTCAACCCGCGCGAGCAGGTCAGTGGGCTCATGTCCGGCTTCGGCCTCGATCTCGACGAACTGCTGGCGTGGACCGCCGGCGATTTCGCCGTATTCGGCCGGGTCGACATGGCCGCGCTGGTCCAGGGCGGGATGGCCTCACCCATGGATAACGCCATGGTCGAAGGCGCGATCGGGTTCGGCGCCGCGATTGAGACCGACAACCCGGAAGCCACACAGCGTTTCCAGCTTGCCGTCGCGTCGCTCTTCCGGCTGATGGCGAACCAGGTTCCCGGTATGACCTTGGGCGAGGAAGAAATCTCCGGTGTTACAGCTGGTGTCGTCACAATCCAGGCCGAGGGCATCAGCAGCGGCCTGACCTTCAAGCTGGCCTTCGCCGCAACCGACGAGGTCTTCGTGATCGGCACCTACGACATGGTCGCGGCGTCACTGAGTCAGTCGGACGGTTTCGAGAGCAGCACGCTCGTGTTGGACGCCTCGCGCTACTGGCTGGCGGACGCCAGTTCGGTCGCGCTGGTTGACGGCGCCACGCTGCTGCAGTTCGGCGCGTTCGGGTCGCTCGTCGTACTCGGCCCGGCGATCGGTAACGTGTTCGCCAGTATCACCGACTCGCTGGAAGGCAATGCGCCGCAGCCCACCCCCACCCCCAGCTTAGGCGCGTTCAGTTCTCCCGAACAGCTGGCGGCCCTGCTTGAACAACTAAGTTCGATTTTCCGGCACGCCACGATCTCCGGCCGCCCGACCGACGCCGGTATTGTGCTGCGCGCAACGATCACGCTGGGCGAGTGACCGACTGGCGGGACTTCCAGCGGCGGACTAAAGGAGCCTCAAGACCGATGAAACGCACCCTCACTTTCCTTCTCCTGGCGATACTGGCCCTCGGCGCCATGCCCGCGCAGGCGGTCGAACCAGCCGACGGCGTATTCGGTACCGCCCGTTATGTGCCCTCGAACGCCAAAGGCTTCCTCGCCCTGCGTACCGACGATGAGTTTCTGGGCTCGCTCGAAGCAGTGCTGACCCGGGCACAAGCGCTGCTCAGCGACCTCGGCATGCCCGACTCGGAAACCAAGAATATCCGGCAGGTGCTGGCCGAGACGCTCGGAGCACCGTCCGTTGGCGATATCGAGGCGGTCCTTGCCTGGTCCGGCGACACGATCACCGTCGCCTTCGACCGGCGTACGGGGCAGGATGTCGCTGAGATGATGTACGTTATCCCGCTGGTCGACCGCGCCACCGCTGAACAGTACGTGACCTCCAATTTCGGCTCCAACATCAGCCTGCTAGGGACGTTTGGAAGGTTCACCGTTTACGAGTCGACCACGCAGCGCAATTTCCTGCTGTTCGCCGATGATGTGATGATGAACCTGGTCAACATCACGGCCGATCAGATGTCGGTGATCGCCGCTGGGAATTACCCGCTCCTGAGCGGCGAACCCGCCTTCACC is a genomic window containing:
- a CDS encoding transposase yields the protein MQEKSQTPESALPHMPDAETIRQELGKARSINDLTGKDGVFARLFGQTLTAMLEGELSGHLGYERYEPKGRNSGNSRNGKRSRTVCQVRADVLQCTIPARRTHL
- a CDS encoding MFS transporter, producing MGVIAWAQERLPRQRVFWAVSVGHFINDTFMSMGPVVLVFLSAAILPMNLAQIGVAVSARQISGALSQPFFGIMGDRTGGRWLGAGGVTWVIVMQTLSVLMAFTGQVWLVLIPFVLAGLGSGAFHPVGASHAADADPDNQGRNTSYFFMFGQLGLGLGPALGGILLQSAKADPDPSAATLIPLYLTALVGLPLLPFMLGGIPRRAAHMAGDAARKAIRAANRLTWRDAAFPLFVVALFVFIRSVAQQGSANFIPVLLEQRGYDPAQYGIVTGLYWISSGIFGVFWGIWADKYGMRRTLLAAMLVGAPTVILLPLTQSLLGTAVVATLSGALYSGTHPLLVVFLQRLMPAGKGLATGLGLGGIFVAGALGSAFYGLLADGPAALSSDPVAAAASTGFGLDATFVLIGVIGLASTLLLFAVPAWAYDRKPSKALPTMETAN
- a CDS encoding VWA domain-containing protein, with translation MSLLAPLALAGLLLAIPIILLYMLRLRRREVIVSSTFLWSQLLQDKEANTPWQKLRRNLLLILQLIILALLVLALARPFLTVPAISAARVALLLDASASMNALDGPEGAPRFVQAQQEALTLLTALSVGSEVSIIRAGDPPEVLIPYTQDKSLAGAAIRSAQPGQGGADWLSALTLAAAGGEAVEDFTMVLITDGGLTGLGDLAESALPGRVRVIPVGTSSENVALSALAARSLGSGAPQLFAQITNYGDRDAEVVFTLRADNDPLPVFSDRFTVPAGASQPFVSARGLENFDVLQASLTTSVNSIGHDLLAADNTAWTVTRAAGERRILLVTEDNLFLEQVLRSLPGLEVFKTRPGLLLPAEPFDLYVFDRTLPEALPSGDILFIAPTGGVDGWFAIGGEIQGVTQIEADTNDERMTFVDFDSVSVLKYRDLRGVSWADVLVRADNNPLVIAGDRGGAQIAVFAFALSDTDLPLQIAFPVLMSNLIEWFAPVGSILNPTPAVGEPVLIRPPLDADAVRITGPDGAASTLPADGDQLIFTDTGTPGVYQVEVFAGGELLQTQAFAVNLFAPEESSIAPKQVALNGVILAQQSPDETGQFEFWPLVAAIALAVLMAEWWFYQRRSRVRMRAEPKPVASARRRA